From Zingiber officinale cultivar Zhangliang chromosome 5B, Zo_v1.1, whole genome shotgun sequence, the proteins below share one genomic window:
- the LOC121986209 gene encoding uncharacterized membrane protein At3g27390-like isoform X1 — translation MDAPQGFASRLGHLLAFIPFFLLLLLLAIVKAALIAPIVFVTVFVGITALIVGLYPCHAFWTCYCVARTKKFGSLLKVLLLMLMPVLLLLWPFAATIGAFLTGLGFGIALPLMATFEVIREGVQNKFTSCFKAGTWSSIKRGFTIVRDFKDICFHTYFSIMDGLLEASGETIMDMRISQVPGCLLAGLLGAFIDVPMISLIVLYKAPVMLLKGWGQLIQDLLGRSGPFLESVCVPFAGLLILLWPLAVLLASAAGIFSSLFLGCYASAVVYQENSTKSGILYVIAVISIFDEFTNDFLYMREGSCFPRPKYRQKPSVSRSLSLPLKRAPSSAEPIHLKHRLIKTPSMKMQELKSVVIWENFFKSCESVGTELVQADAIHMPDLEEWQNSKNKIVNIGLPSCVILQCCIRSINCGSVGFIMRMRPPWDNLELTYVNRPEGKIFDWLFEPMLVLKEQISAAKLMPEEEEYLQKLALYCGDSRRVSAWQNGGVAPADEVKRAQLEGLIRRLQGFSLTISRMPTFRRRFEEVVDKLKREASQGSHGNGNSIEGKVNGSHYSTSV, via the exons ATGGACGCGCCCCAAGGATTCGCCTCCCGCCTTGGACACCTTCTCGCCTTCattcctttcttccttcttctcctcctcctcgccaTTGTCAAAG CGGCGCTTATAGCACCAATCGTGTTTGTCACCGTCTTCGTTGGGATAACCGCCCTCATCGTGGGACTCTACCCATGCCATGCCTTCTGGACTTGTTACTGTGTCGCTAG GACAAAGAAGTTTGGTTCACTGCTGAAGGTTCTGTTACTAATGCTAATGCCAGTTCTCCTCCTGCTATGGCCATTTGCTGCAACGATTGGTGCTTTCTTAACAGGTCTAGGATTTGGAATTGCTTTGCCACTGATGGCAACATTTGAGGTTATTAGGGAAGGGGTCCAGAATAAGTTCACTAGTTGCTTTAAG GCTGGCACTTGGAGTTCGATTAAAAGAGGGTTTACCATTGTCCGAGACTTTAAGGATATTTGCTTTCATACTTATTTCTCTATTATGGATGGATTACTCGAGGCAAGTGGCGAGACAATAATGGACATGAG GATATCACAGGTGCCTGGATGCTTGCTGGCAGGACTCTTGGGTGCCTTCATAGATGTGCCCATGATTAGCCTTATAGTACTTTACAAAGCACCTGTTATGCTTCTTAAAGGATGGGGCCAATTGATCCAAGATCTTCTGGGGCGGTCTGGTCCATTTTTGGAAAGTGTTTGTGTTCCGTTTGCCGGGCTTCTGATTTTACTGTGGCCTCTAGCAGTTTTGCTGGCTTCTGCTGCTGGAATTTTTTCAAGCTTATTCCTTGGATGTTATGCTTCTGCTGTTGTATATCAG GAAAACTCTACAAAGAGCGGAATTCTTTATGTCATAGCTGTGATATCTATTTTTGATGAGTTCACCAATGATTTCCTTTACATGCGTGAAGGTTCATGCTTTCCAAG ACCAAAATATCGCCAAAAGCCTTCTGTTTCACGCTCCCTATCACTTCCGCTGAAGAGGGCTCCCAGTTCTGCTGAGCCTATTCATCTAAAACATCGATTAATTAAGACACCCTCAATGAAGATGCAGGAGCTAAAATCAGTTGTG ATATGGGAGAACTTTTTCAAGTCATGTGAGAGTGTAGGAACCGAGCTTGTTCAGGCTGATGCTATTCATATGCCAGATCTGGAGGAATGGCAAAATTCGAAGAACAAGATAGTTAACATTGGGTTACCTTCCTGTGTAATTCTGCAATGTTGCATTCGTTCCATAAATTGCGGTTCCGTCGGCTTTATCATGCGTATGAGGCCTCCCT GGGATAATCTTGAACTCACATATGTTAATAGACCTGAGGGGAAGATTTTTGACTGGCTTTTTGAGCCTATGCTTGTTCTTAAAGAACAAATTAGTGCCGCAAAGTTGATGCCAGAAGAAGAGGAATATCTACAGAAGCTGGCTCTTTATTGTGGCGACTCTCGAAGGGTTAGTGCTTGGCAAAACGGTGGAGTCGCACCAGCTGATGAAGTCAAAAGAGCTCAGCTGGAGGGGTTGATAAGAAG
- the LOC121986209 gene encoding uncharacterized membrane protein At3g27390-like isoform X2 translates to MDAPQGFASRLGHLLAFIPFFLLLLLLAIVKAALIAPIVFVTVFVGITALIVGLYPCHAFWTCYCVARTKKFGSLLKVLLLMLMPVLLLLWPFAATIGAFLTGLGFGIALPLMATFEVIREGVQNKFTSCFKAGTWSSIKRGFTIVRDFKDICFHTYFSIMDGLLEASGETIMDMRISQVPGCLLAGLLGAFIDVPMISLIVLYKAPVMLLKGWGQLIQDLLGRSGPFLESVCVPFAGLLILLWPLAVLLASAAGIFSSLFLGCYASAVVYQENSTKSGILYVIAVISIFDEFTNDFLYMREGSCFPRPKYRQKPSVSRSLSLPLKRAPSSAEPIHLKHRLIKTPSMKMQELKSVVIWENFFKSCESVGTELVQADAIHMPDLEEWQNSKNKIVNIGLPSCVILQCCIRSINCGSVGFIMRDNLELTYVNRPEGKIFDWLFEPMLVLKEQISAAKLMPEEEEYLQKLALYCGDSRRVSAWQNGGVAPADEVKRAQLEGLIRRLQGFSLTISRMPTFRRRFEEVVDKLKREASQGSHGNGNSIEGKVNGSHYSTSV, encoded by the exons ATGGACGCGCCCCAAGGATTCGCCTCCCGCCTTGGACACCTTCTCGCCTTCattcctttcttccttcttctcctcctcctcgccaTTGTCAAAG CGGCGCTTATAGCACCAATCGTGTTTGTCACCGTCTTCGTTGGGATAACCGCCCTCATCGTGGGACTCTACCCATGCCATGCCTTCTGGACTTGTTACTGTGTCGCTAG GACAAAGAAGTTTGGTTCACTGCTGAAGGTTCTGTTACTAATGCTAATGCCAGTTCTCCTCCTGCTATGGCCATTTGCTGCAACGATTGGTGCTTTCTTAACAGGTCTAGGATTTGGAATTGCTTTGCCACTGATGGCAACATTTGAGGTTATTAGGGAAGGGGTCCAGAATAAGTTCACTAGTTGCTTTAAG GCTGGCACTTGGAGTTCGATTAAAAGAGGGTTTACCATTGTCCGAGACTTTAAGGATATTTGCTTTCATACTTATTTCTCTATTATGGATGGATTACTCGAGGCAAGTGGCGAGACAATAATGGACATGAG GATATCACAGGTGCCTGGATGCTTGCTGGCAGGACTCTTGGGTGCCTTCATAGATGTGCCCATGATTAGCCTTATAGTACTTTACAAAGCACCTGTTATGCTTCTTAAAGGATGGGGCCAATTGATCCAAGATCTTCTGGGGCGGTCTGGTCCATTTTTGGAAAGTGTTTGTGTTCCGTTTGCCGGGCTTCTGATTTTACTGTGGCCTCTAGCAGTTTTGCTGGCTTCTGCTGCTGGAATTTTTTCAAGCTTATTCCTTGGATGTTATGCTTCTGCTGTTGTATATCAG GAAAACTCTACAAAGAGCGGAATTCTTTATGTCATAGCTGTGATATCTATTTTTGATGAGTTCACCAATGATTTCCTTTACATGCGTGAAGGTTCATGCTTTCCAAG ACCAAAATATCGCCAAAAGCCTTCTGTTTCACGCTCCCTATCACTTCCGCTGAAGAGGGCTCCCAGTTCTGCTGAGCCTATTCATCTAAAACATCGATTAATTAAGACACCCTCAATGAAGATGCAGGAGCTAAAATCAGTTGTG ATATGGGAGAACTTTTTCAAGTCATGTGAGAGTGTAGGAACCGAGCTTGTTCAGGCTGATGCTATTCATATGCCAGATCTGGAGGAATGGCAAAATTCGAAGAACAAGATAGTTAACATTGGGTTACCTTCCTGTGTAATTCTGCAATGTTGCATTCGTTCCATAAATTGCGGTTCCGTCGGCTTTATCATGC GGGATAATCTTGAACTCACATATGTTAATAGACCTGAGGGGAAGATTTTTGACTGGCTTTTTGAGCCTATGCTTGTTCTTAAAGAACAAATTAGTGCCGCAAAGTTGATGCCAGAAGAAGAGGAATATCTACAGAAGCTGGCTCTTTATTGTGGCGACTCTCGAAGGGTTAGTGCTTGGCAAAACGGTGGAGTCGCACCAGCTGATGAAGTCAAAAGAGCTCAGCTGGAGGGGTTGATAAGAAG
- the LOC121986209 gene encoding uncharacterized membrane protein At3g27390-like isoform X3 codes for MDAPQGFASRLGHLLAFIPFFLLLLLLAIVKAALIAPIVFVTVFVGITALIVGLYPCHAFWTCYCVARTKKFGSLLKVLLLMLMPVLLLLWPFAATIGAFLTGLGFGIALPLMATFEVIREGVQNKFTSCFKAGTWSSIKRGFTIVRDFKDICFHTYFSIMDGLLEASGETIMDMRISQVPGCLLAGLLGAFIDVPMISLIVLYKAPVMLLKGWGQLIQDLLGRSGPFLESVCVPFAGLLILLWPLAVLLASAAGIFSSLFLGCYASAVVYQENSTKSGILYVIAVISIFDEFTNDFLYMREGSCFPRPKYRQKPSVSRSLSLPLKRAPSSAEPIHLKHRLIKTPSMKMQELKSVVIWENFFKSCESVGTELVQADAIHMPDLEEWQNSKNKIVNIGLPSCVILQCCIRSINCGSVGFIMRMRPPWDNLELTYVNRPEGKIFDWLFEPMLVLKEQISAAKLMPEEEEYLQKLALYCGDSRRVSAWQNGGVAPADEVKRAQLEGLIRRVSV; via the exons ATGGACGCGCCCCAAGGATTCGCCTCCCGCCTTGGACACCTTCTCGCCTTCattcctttcttccttcttctcctcctcctcgccaTTGTCAAAG CGGCGCTTATAGCACCAATCGTGTTTGTCACCGTCTTCGTTGGGATAACCGCCCTCATCGTGGGACTCTACCCATGCCATGCCTTCTGGACTTGTTACTGTGTCGCTAG GACAAAGAAGTTTGGTTCACTGCTGAAGGTTCTGTTACTAATGCTAATGCCAGTTCTCCTCCTGCTATGGCCATTTGCTGCAACGATTGGTGCTTTCTTAACAGGTCTAGGATTTGGAATTGCTTTGCCACTGATGGCAACATTTGAGGTTATTAGGGAAGGGGTCCAGAATAAGTTCACTAGTTGCTTTAAG GCTGGCACTTGGAGTTCGATTAAAAGAGGGTTTACCATTGTCCGAGACTTTAAGGATATTTGCTTTCATACTTATTTCTCTATTATGGATGGATTACTCGAGGCAAGTGGCGAGACAATAATGGACATGAG GATATCACAGGTGCCTGGATGCTTGCTGGCAGGACTCTTGGGTGCCTTCATAGATGTGCCCATGATTAGCCTTATAGTACTTTACAAAGCACCTGTTATGCTTCTTAAAGGATGGGGCCAATTGATCCAAGATCTTCTGGGGCGGTCTGGTCCATTTTTGGAAAGTGTTTGTGTTCCGTTTGCCGGGCTTCTGATTTTACTGTGGCCTCTAGCAGTTTTGCTGGCTTCTGCTGCTGGAATTTTTTCAAGCTTATTCCTTGGATGTTATGCTTCTGCTGTTGTATATCAG GAAAACTCTACAAAGAGCGGAATTCTTTATGTCATAGCTGTGATATCTATTTTTGATGAGTTCACCAATGATTTCCTTTACATGCGTGAAGGTTCATGCTTTCCAAG ACCAAAATATCGCCAAAAGCCTTCTGTTTCACGCTCCCTATCACTTCCGCTGAAGAGGGCTCCCAGTTCTGCTGAGCCTATTCATCTAAAACATCGATTAATTAAGACACCCTCAATGAAGATGCAGGAGCTAAAATCAGTTGTG ATATGGGAGAACTTTTTCAAGTCATGTGAGAGTGTAGGAACCGAGCTTGTTCAGGCTGATGCTATTCATATGCCAGATCTGGAGGAATGGCAAAATTCGAAGAACAAGATAGTTAACATTGGGTTACCTTCCTGTGTAATTCTGCAATGTTGCATTCGTTCCATAAATTGCGGTTCCGTCGGCTTTATCATGCGTATGAGGCCTCCCT GGGATAATCTTGAACTCACATATGTTAATAGACCTGAGGGGAAGATTTTTGACTGGCTTTTTGAGCCTATGCTTGTTCTTAAAGAACAAATTAGTGCCGCAAAGTTGATGCCAGAAGAAGAGGAATATCTACAGAAGCTGGCTCTTTATTGTGGCGACTCTCGAAGGGTTAGTGCTTGGCAAAACGGTGGAGTCGCACCAGCTGATGAAGTCAAAAGAGCTCAGCTGGAGGGGTTGATAAGAAG
- the LOC121986211 gene encoding uncharacterized protein LOC121986211: MVATRGKAATVEASAIHWNQVRDRRRGSPPSSPPPPQAALSPTAPASPADYERLRGERIKENMERLRSFGILDLSLQLKSHLPTNPSPQRRRRRGDVTGNFGAKKFLISSTSKRRSSRLQNVAPVSYAENGHKNLNFKKSNSVEAGAKEEVYAVEHEKLLGTFETSWTLLVDGYGKDGRRIYDPINGKTCHQCRQKTLAHHTHCSKCQLLQGQFCGNCLFTRYGENILETSKNPNWICPVCRGICNCSLCRIKKGLTPTGILYKKVVNLGYKSVAHYLIQTQQQQTISGDLSSPKSASAEDSSCVHNDPEENKSKVETGKITEENYSSIEAGVISSDEHSAKNAVAKKENKSFEDVNPAIGSIASRIRKRNIA; this comes from the exons ATGGTGGCCACTCGAGGCAAGGCGGCTACAGTCGAGGCATCGGCGATCCACTGGAATCAGGTGAGGGATAGGCGGCGGGGGAGCCCCCCCTCCTCCCCTCCTCCCCCTCAGGCGGCGCTATCGCCGACGGCCCCGGCCAGTCCCGCAGATTACGAGAGGCTGCGAGGTGAGAGGATCAAGGAGAACATGGAGAGGTTGCGGAGTTTCGGCATACTCGACCTCTCCCTCCAACTCAAGTCTCATCTTCCAACGAACCCCTCCCCCCAACGCCGCAGGAGGAGGGGAGACGTCACCGGCAATTTTGGAGCGAAGAAGTTTCTGATTTCGTCAACATCGAAAAGGCGATCCTCCAG ATTGCAAAATGTAGCCCCAGTTAGCTATGCCGAAAATGGTCATAAAAACCTGAACTTTAAGAAGAGCAACTCAGTTGAAGCAGGTGCAAAGGAAGAGGTTTATGCAGTTGAACATGAGAAGTTATTAGGCACATTTGAGACGAGTTGGACACTGTTAGTGGATGGATATGGTAAAGATGGAAGGCGCATATATGATCCTATAAATGGGAAAACATGCCATCAGTGCAG GCAAAAGACACTTGCTCATCATACTCACTGTAGCAAATGTCAGCTACTCCAGGGGCAATTCTGTGGAAATTGTTTGTTTACGAG ATACGGTGAAAATATTCTGGAAACCAGCAAGAATCCCAATTGGATTTGTCCAGTCTGTCGAGGCATCTGCAATTGTAGTTTATGTAGAATCAAGAAAGGATTGACCCCCACCGGCATTCTATACAAAAAG GTTGTAAATTTGGGATACAAGTCTGTGGCGCATTATCTTATTCAGACGCAGCAGCAGCAGACAATTTCTGGTGATTTAAGTTCTCCCAAGTCGGCCTCTGCAGAAGATTCATCTTGTGTTCACAATGATCCTGAGGAGAATAAAAGCAAGGTAGAAACCGGAAAGATCACTGAAGAAAACTACTCGTCTATTGAAGCTGGGGTAATTAGCTCAGATGAGCACAGTGCAAAGAATGCTGTGGCTAAGAAGGAAAACAAATCGTTTGAAGATGTAAATCCTGCCATTGGCAGCATTGCGAGCAGAATAAGAAAGCGGAACATCGCATGA
- the LOC121986213 gene encoding E3 ubiquitin-protein ligase DIS1-like: MTNFKLGKKQTFASSSCDVQPTSMMEPPSSPMNLNSVKPKEQVQPQSAVNLPHGKSSFILPNSDIDELLECPVCKNAMFPPIQQCPSGHTLCFSCKNKVNNKCPICRKEIGHIRCLALEKLAASLHLCCSYHCLGCKEMLPYYSKLQHETQCIYRPYTCPHPGSDCPFTGDIRELLSHLRQCHKLDLQVGSTFHHRYVKQDPRSVDNCSWTLTLFNCFDRYFCLHFEAFVLGCEPVYMAFIRFLGEESEARKFNYCLEVGGHGRKMKWQGVPRSIRTHHRVVRDSHDGLLLHRNLAIYFSGGDQKVLKLRVSGRIWKET; encoded by the exons ATGACCAATTTTAAGCTAGGAAAGAAGCAAACCTTTGCGAGCTCATCCTGTGACGTTCAGCCTACAAGTATGATGGAGCCACCTTCTTCACCTATGAATCTTAATTCTGTCAAGCCAAAGGAACAAGTTCAACCTCAGTCTGCAGTGAATTTACCACATGGGAAATCATCCTTTATACTTCCAAATAGTGACATCGATGAATTATTGGAGTGCCCTGTCTGCAAGAATGCAATGTTTCCTCCTATCCAGCAG TGTCCAAGTGGGCACActttgtgtttttcttgcaaaAACAAAGTCAACAACAAGTGCCCAATCTGCCGAAAGGAAATCGGTCACATCCGTTGTTTAGCACTGGAAAAACTTGCCGCTTCACTCCACTTATGTTGTTCATACCACTGCCTCGGCTGCAAAGAAATGCTTCCCTATTACAGCAAGTTGCAACACGAAACACAGTGCATTTACCGGCCTTACACATGCCCCCATCCTGGTTCAGATTGTCCCTTCACCGGAGACATTCGCGAACTTCTGTCGCATCTGAGACAATGCCACAAGTTGGATCTTCAAGTAGGAAGCACTTTCCATCACCGTTATGTGAAACAGGATCCTCGTTCTGTCGACAATTGCTCATGGACTCTAACT TTATTCAACTGCTTTGACCGTTACTTCTGCCTGCACTTCGAGGCATTTGTGCTGGGATGTGAGCCGGTTTATATGGCCTTCATCCGTTTCCTAGGGGAAGAGTCCGAAGCTAGAAAATTCAACTATTGCCTTGAAGTAGGAGGTCATGGACGCAAGATGAAGTGGCAGGGTGTGCCTCGAAGCATCAGGACTCACCACAGGGTGGTCCGAGACAGCCACGATGGGCTACTGCTTCACCGGAACTTGGCCATCTATTTCTCTGGCGGTGATCAAAAGGTGCTGAAGCTGCGAGTCTCCGGCAGGATCTGGAAGGAGACGTGA
- the LOC121987100 gene encoding uncharacterized protein LOC121987100, with protein MAEKPREEPPPDRRRPVIKSGIRSSGARFRAAAGETAAECAAVFCCCPCCLANLVAAAAVKLPSAIIRRVRRRRQRRKELLCLKEKKTKAAGNKVGTTVRDDDDDSRGVFISTAAYAASPSNPPSEEMIELDKNMIAKFYGAGFWRSPSQKEK; from the coding sequence ATGGCGGAGAAGCCTCGAGAAGAACCGCCGCCCGATCGCCGGAGGCCTGTGATCAAGTCGGGGATTCGGAGCAGTGGGGCCCGGTTCCGGGCCGCCGCCGGGGAGACCGCGGCGGAGTGCGCGGCGGTGTTCTGCTGCTGCCCCTGCTGCCTGGCGAACCtggtcgccgccgccgccgtcaaGCTGCCGTCCGCGATCATCCGGAGGGTCCGGCGGAGGCGGCAGCGGAGGAAGGAGCTTCTTTGCCTGAAGGAAAAGAAGACGAAAGCCGCCGGGAACAAAGTCGGCACCACCGTtcgcgacgacgacgacgacagcCGCGGCGTGTTCATCTCGACGGCGGCGTACGCGGCTTCGCCGTCGAATCCGCCATCCGAGGAGATGATCGAGTTAGACAAGAACATGATCGCGAAGTTCTACGGCGCAGGATTCTGGCGCAGCCCTTCGCAAAAAGAGAAGTAA
- the LOC121986214 gene encoding protein WVD2-like 4, which produces MESGDGVEVELIKGSLEIFPEANGFSSQVNKENGIVECGADAVLASSSSQDTSKIEVPDFSEDRKEDSESIKEKKASNSTKKGGSDAISQIKKTKQGPGLLNGSLGEAHEKRKALSQSLSFPSKGSRKTLTSTRQAKVASSNTNGHLTAKITASGVQKTSAMNKDLGEAIISENFPINCPSAEDGKAYDVKTKFSDSSFSTKKDDDAHSTASSTTPRARKSTGCGFNFRLDKRAEKRKEFFTKLEEQNHAKELEKTNLQAKSQENHEAEIRRLRKSLNFKATPMPNFYQEPSPPIVELKKIPPTRPRSPKLGRRKSSVSAIDNPSEAANSCENSTKSNDIAATSKGQANGMSSKNPKQKVLTKLPSQKSKTSRADKNVPNSKPKVEMLQIENCTEHVAEPISPEDNTEEGEAVANLPEAEIMPQQVSVLG; this is translated from the exons ATGGAGTCTGGTGATGGAGTTGAAGTGGAGCTTATTAAAGGATCTCTGGAAATATTTCCGGAGGCCAACGGATTTAGTTCTCAAGTAAACAAGGAGAACGGAATTGTAGAATGCGGTGCTGATGCTGTTCTTGCAAGCAGTAGCTCTCAGGACACATCAAAAATCGAAGTCCCTGATTTCTCTGAAGACAGGAAAGAAGACTCTGAATCGATTAAGGAGAAGAAAGCATCAAATTCCACCAAG AAAGGTGGATCTGATGCAATTAgtcaaatcaagaagacaaagcaAGGTCCCGGTCTTCTAAATGGTTCTCTGGGTGAAGCCCACGAGAAAAGGAAGGCTCTTTCACAGAGTTTATCCTTTCCTTCTAAAGGGTCACGTAAGACCTTAACTTCCACAAGGCAGGCTAAAGTTGCATCATCAAACACAAATG GCCATCTTACTGCTAAGATTACTGCATCGGGGGTTCAGAAAACATCG GCAATGAACAAGGACTTAGGAGAGGCAATTATTAGTGAAAATTTTCCTATAAATTGTCCTTCTGCAGAAGATGGAAA GGCATATGATGTCAAAACAAAATTCTCAGATAGCTCATTTTCAACCAAAAAGGATGATGATGCCCACTCCACTGCGTC AAGTACAACACCACGTGCAAGAAAGAGCACTGGCTGTGGTTTTAATTTTAGGTTGGATAAGCGTGCTGAGAAACGCAAAGAG TTTTTCACGAAGCTTGAAGAGCAGAATCATGCAAAGGAACTTGAGAAGACCAACTTGCAGGCAAAATCTCAG GAAAATCATGAGGCTGAGATTAGACGATTGAGGAAGAGCTTGAACTTCAAAGCCACTCCAATGCCAAATTTTTATCAAGAACCTAGTCCTCCCATAGTTGAATTGAAGAAG ATCCCTCCCACACGCCCCAGGTCACCAAAACTTGGGCGTCGCAAATCATCTGTCTCTGCAATAGACAATCCGTCAGAAGCTGCCAACTCATGTGAGAATTCGACCAAATCCAATGACATTGCCGCAACCAGCAAGGGTCAGGCAAATGGCATGTCTTCCAAGAACCCAAAGCAAAAGGTACTCACCAAGCTCCCATCCCAGAAATCGAAAACTAGCAGGGCGGACAAAAATGTGCCAAACTCAAAGCCTAAGGTCGAGATGCTTCAGATAGAGAACTGCACAGAGCATGTAGCAGAGCCAATTTCTCCCGAGGACAATACTGAGGAAGGTGAGGCAGTGGCTAACCTCCCTGAAGCCGAAATCATGCCCCAACAGGTTTCAGTGCTGGGTTAA
- the LOC121986215 gene encoding uncharacterized protein LOC121986215: MAHGRQEIAALEDILFKRDQAVQALTCVVQAYRHRRLSYEIGVDEFDTPPSGPQTPGTATSTPTCASGSQFDAYPALRCADDSANDHDKYPSVETPRAADSPRDPFRHRNFQLERVRSGSFRIYKDTGVSVRLSPRRRWSYLRSLSYGSLASHVEHPVDCASDSPTALRGTTLATESTHGRRPWSERELRELAERAPWQHRN; this comes from the coding sequence ATGGCCCATGGCCGGCAGGAGATCGCCGCCCTCGAGGATATCCTCTTCAAACGCGACCAGGCTGTGCAAGCCCTAACATGCGTGGTCCAGGCATACCGCCACCGCCGCCTCAGCTACGAAATCGGCGTCGATGAGTTCGACACGCCTCCTTCGGGACCGCAAACACCTGGCACGGCCACCTCAACGCCCACTTGCGCCTCCGGCTCCCAATTCGACGCATACCCGGCATTGCGATGCGCTGACGATTCCGCCAACGACCACGACAAGTACCCCTCCGTGGAGACCCCTCGTGCCGCTGATTCACCCCGCGATCCATTTCGCCATCGCAACTTCCAGCTGGAGCGAGTGAGAAGCGGCAGTTTCCGCATTTACAAGGACACAGGAGTCTCAGTGAGGCTGTCTCCGCGTCGGCGGTGGAGCTATCTGAGGAGCTTATCCTACGGAAGCTTAGCCTCCCACGTCGAACACCCGGTCGACTGCGCATCCGACTCACCAACTGCGTTGCGAGGTACGACATTAGCGACAGAGTCTACCCATGGACGCCGTCCATGGAGCGAGAGAGAACTTCGTGAGTTGGCCGAGAGAGCTCCATGGCAACACAGGAATTGA